A genomic window from Streptomyces sp. NBC_00234 includes:
- a CDS encoding ABC transporter substrate-binding protein: MLRRTTAALAGSVTALALLATACGGTGQGASPTAKKTGKVTFWSFVKGSDEVAAAFNRSHPDIEVTFETVPSGQEYYSKLTNAVKAGTAPDVAVVEYPHLPEFAAQGKIEDLSATLGPVVKERFPEAVRQLVDLGGRTWAVPRDAAPLMMMYRKDFFTRHKITVPTTWDAYRNMTEQVKEADPSARGGVLYTDNPGLFTALAWQAGGQWFGTEKDSWKVTLDDGPSKKAAAYWGDLARKDLVRSLSSLDPFWTSVQKNRTVAYVCASWCAGAHQATVPDQKGKWAVAPVPTWDGTPASAMYGGSSFVIPKGADHTGAAAEFIKWITTDPEGMKAWVSSGTSSMFPADPALVPVTKAAFGTEYYGGQDVYAVGTESYEAIRKGWTWGPVMGTTNTALVDELPKVADGTAALPGVLTLAERTTVAQMRQRGMKVTAP; the protein is encoded by the coding sequence ATGCTTCGCAGAACCACGGCCGCCCTGGCCGGCTCCGTCACAGCCCTCGCCCTGCTCGCCACCGCCTGCGGAGGGACCGGTCAGGGCGCCTCCCCGACCGCGAAGAAGACCGGAAAGGTCACCTTCTGGTCCTTCGTCAAAGGTTCCGACGAGGTGGCCGCGGCCTTCAACCGCAGCCACCCGGACATCGAGGTGACCTTCGAAACGGTCCCGTCGGGCCAGGAGTACTACTCCAAGCTCACCAACGCCGTGAAGGCCGGCACCGCACCGGACGTCGCGGTCGTCGAGTACCCGCACCTGCCGGAGTTCGCGGCCCAGGGCAAGATCGAGGATCTCAGCGCCACGCTCGGCCCGGTGGTGAAGGAGCGGTTCCCCGAGGCGGTACGTCAGCTCGTCGACCTCGGCGGCCGGACCTGGGCGGTCCCCCGCGACGCGGCCCCCCTGATGATGATGTACCGCAAGGACTTCTTCACCCGGCACAAGATCACCGTTCCCACCACCTGGGACGCCTACCGGAACATGACCGAGCAGGTGAAGGAGGCCGACCCGAGCGCCCGCGGCGGAGTTCTCTACACCGACAACCCCGGCCTGTTCACCGCGCTCGCGTGGCAGGCCGGCGGGCAGTGGTTCGGCACCGAGAAGGACTCCTGGAAGGTCACCCTCGACGACGGCCCGTCGAAGAAGGCCGCCGCCTACTGGGGCGACCTCGCCCGCAAGGACCTCGTCCGCTCGCTGAGTTCGCTGGACCCGTTCTGGACGAGCGTCCAGAAGAACCGCACCGTCGCCTACGTCTGCGCCAGCTGGTGCGCCGGAGCGCACCAGGCGACCGTCCCCGACCAGAAGGGCAAGTGGGCCGTGGCGCCCGTGCCCACCTGGGACGGCACGCCGGCCTCGGCCATGTACGGAGGCTCGTCCTTCGTCATCCCGAAGGGCGCCGACCACACCGGTGCCGCCGCCGAGTTCATCAAGTGGATCACCACCGACCCCGAGGGCATGAAGGCGTGGGTGTCCTCCGGCACCAGCAGCATGTTCCCCGCCGACCCGGCGCTCGTGCCCGTCACGAAGGCCGCGTTCGGGACGGAGTACTACGGCGGACAGGACGTCTACGCCGTCGGGACGGAGTCGTACGAGGCGATCCGGAAGGGCTGGACGTGGGGCCCCGTCATGGGGACGACCAACACCGCCCTCGTCGACGAACTCCCCAAGGTCGCCGACGGCACGGCAGCCCTGCCCGGGGTCCTCACCCTGGCCGAGCGGACCACCGTGGCGCAGATGAGGCAGCGCGGCATGAAGGTCACCGCTCCGTAG
- a CDS encoding LacI family DNA-binding transcriptional regulator → MLTEERREAILRMVERRGTITVKEAAEEMGVSAVTVRQDVRDLAGRGLVVRVHGGAMSPAAAQQGATPGPAASRPAPSHEYVLGLVVPPGDYYYPEIIRGVQDAARTHGVRVVLAVSGETLADNQEQVRRLVAAGADGLLLMPRAGLEPAEGTDQWPAGLDVPVVLVDRRAGAQAGRLEQVASDHAHGAGLAVRHLAGLGHERIALVARAESPNTPLIREGHAAACRALGLAEGPEYGIGPADGAASTDWFEELVRAVEAGEVRAALVHNDLDAVTLVGLLQSRALRVPEDLAIVTYDDEVAELSDVPLTAVAPPKRAVGAWAVDLMRRRLADPDAPLAEVLLRPELRVRDSSGAPAAPGGRP, encoded by the coding sequence GTGCTGACCGAAGAGCGGCGTGAGGCGATCCTGCGCATGGTGGAGCGCAGGGGGACGATCACCGTCAAGGAGGCGGCGGAGGAGATGGGCGTCTCCGCGGTCACCGTCCGGCAGGACGTGCGGGACCTTGCGGGCCGAGGGCTCGTCGTCCGCGTACACGGCGGGGCGATGTCTCCGGCCGCGGCCCAGCAGGGCGCCACCCCGGGGCCGGCGGCTTCCCGCCCGGCGCCTTCGCACGAGTACGTGCTCGGGCTGGTCGTTCCCCCGGGGGACTACTACTACCCCGAGATCATCCGAGGCGTGCAGGACGCGGCGCGCACGCACGGGGTGCGCGTCGTGCTCGCGGTGTCCGGCGAGACGCTGGCCGACAACCAGGAGCAGGTGCGCCGGCTCGTCGCGGCGGGCGCCGACGGCCTGTTGCTGATGCCGCGCGCCGGACTCGAACCCGCGGAGGGGACGGACCAGTGGCCGGCCGGCCTCGACGTGCCGGTCGTGCTCGTGGACCGCCGGGCCGGCGCACAGGCCGGCCGGCTGGAGCAGGTCGCGTCCGACCACGCCCATGGCGCGGGCCTCGCCGTCCGGCACCTCGCCGGGCTGGGGCACGAGCGGATCGCCCTGGTCGCCAGGGCGGAGAGCCCCAACACCCCCCTGATCCGGGAGGGTCACGCAGCCGCCTGCCGCGCCCTGGGGCTGGCCGAGGGCCCGGAGTACGGCATCGGCCCTGCCGACGGAGCGGCGTCCACCGACTGGTTCGAGGAGCTCGTGCGCGCGGTCGAGGCGGGCGAGGTCCGGGCCGCTCTGGTGCACAACGATCTCGACGCCGTCACCCTGGTCGGCCTTCTCCAGTCGCGCGCCCTGCGTGTCCCGGAGGACCTGGCCATCGTGACCTACGACGACGAGGTCGCCGAGCTGAGCGACGTACCCCTCACCGCCGTGGCACCGCCGAAGAGGGCCGTGGGCGCCTGGGCGGTCGACCTGATGCGGCGCCGGCTGGCCGATCCGGACGCGCCCCTGGCCGAGGTGCTGCTCCGCCCGGAGCTGCGGGTACGGGATTCCAGCGGGGCCCCCGCGGCGCCCGGCGGGCGCCCGTAA
- a CDS encoding ArsR/SmtB family transcription factor encodes MLRVHFSDADLALVRVAATTDPLWDIATSLHRLQTHQGRSSFEGWIASARARLRERGLERAVRQILLPLFPRALYFPDFLTPAEGAAGLAHGLEAVAATPHRRVLREMARLDRVVGAPSWAPRLAERGTREELTRVLGAYHEAVIAPYGDRIQAGIDAERTAHCRRLLDGGVRGMLTGLSPAMRWDHPVLHVNYPGSDRDLYLGGRGLILAPSYFCWRDPVTLADPGLPPVLMYPLLRRSRTSAALDGLVGDTPGPLAVLLGRTRARVLSVIACGATTSEIARATGVAVSSASKHASALREAGLVNSSRQAASVLHTLTPVGTAVLAASRAAAHG; translated from the coding sequence ATGCTGCGTGTCCATTTCAGCGATGCCGACCTGGCGCTCGTCCGGGTCGCTGCCACGACGGATCCACTCTGGGACATCGCGACCAGCCTGCACCGTCTTCAGACCCACCAGGGGCGCTCGTCGTTCGAGGGGTGGATCGCCAGTGCCCGTGCGCGGCTGAGGGAACGCGGCCTCGAACGCGCGGTGCGGCAGATTCTCCTGCCGCTGTTTCCACGGGCCCTCTATTTCCCGGACTTCCTGACCCCGGCGGAGGGTGCCGCCGGCCTCGCCCACGGGCTGGAAGCCGTGGCGGCGACGCCGCACCGCCGCGTGCTGCGCGAGATGGCCCGGCTGGACCGGGTGGTCGGCGCACCGTCGTGGGCCCCCCGTCTCGCGGAGAGGGGGACGCGGGAGGAGCTGACCCGGGTCCTCGGCGCCTACCACGAAGCCGTCATCGCTCCGTACGGCGACCGCATCCAGGCCGGGATCGACGCCGAGCGTACGGCGCACTGCCGCCGTCTCCTGGACGGTGGCGTCAGGGGCATGCTCACCGGGCTGAGCCCCGCGATGCGCTGGGACCACCCGGTTCTGCATGTCAACTACCCCGGCAGCGACCGGGACCTGTACCTCGGCGGACGGGGGCTCATCCTTGCCCCTTCGTACTTCTGCTGGCGCGACCCGGTCACCCTCGCGGACCCGGGGCTTCCGCCCGTGCTGATGTACCCCCTGCTCCGCCGGTCGCGCACGTCGGCAGCCCTCGACGGCCTGGTCGGCGACACCCCCGGGCCCCTGGCGGTGCTGCTCGGACGTACCCGCGCCCGTGTGTTGTCCGTCATCGCCTGCGGCGCCACCACCTCGGAGATCGCGCGCGCCACGGGCGTCGCCGTCTCGTCCGCCAGCAAGCACGCCTCGGCCCTGCGTGAGGCCGGGCTCGTGAACAGCAGCCGGCAGGCGGCGTCCGTGCTGCACACGCTCACACCCGTGGGAACGGCGGTACTCGCCGCGAGCAGGGCCGCGGCGCACGGCTGA
- a CDS encoding SHOCT domain-containing protein produces the protein MDDYPLLDVFLTMLYLFLWVMWFFLLFKVITDIFRDHSLSGWGKAGWLILVILLPYIGVFIYLIARGRSMGERDVKQARDQEAAFKQYVRQAAGSEGEGAPSHVTDLAKLAQMKDKGDLSEAEYEQAKAKLLT, from the coding sequence GTGGACGATTACCCGCTCCTGGATGTCTTCCTGACCATGCTGTACCTGTTCCTCTGGGTGATGTGGTTCTTCCTGCTCTTCAAGGTGATCACGGACATCTTCCGGGACCACTCGTTGAGCGGCTGGGGCAAGGCCGGCTGGCTGATCCTTGTCATCCTGTTGCCGTACATCGGCGTGTTCATCTACCTCATCGCCCGCGGGCGGAGCATGGGCGAACGGGACGTGAAACAGGCCAGGGACCAGGAAGCCGCGTTCAAGCAGTACGTGCGGCAGGCCGCAGGCAGTGAGGGCGAAGGCGCCCCGAGCCATGTGACCGACCTGGCGAAACTCGCCCAGATGAAGGACAAGGGAGATCTGAGCGAGGCGGAGTACGAGCAGGCGAAGGCGAAGCTGCTCACCTGA
- a CDS encoding nucleotide triphosphate diphosphatase NUDT15, whose amino-acid sequence MTTDSMDRHTRNTRPPVAQAALGVGVIVQDREGRILLGRHRSGTWELPGGKVDPTNESIAAAAVRELREETGLDVPEDAVTVFAMLHDVVGDINRISMGAVVTVDSGVPEVTEPELISAWRWTGLDEIPEPLFHPSAQVLTAWRPDLPIEHPAAHWLPIGTAPLAAG is encoded by the coding sequence ATGACCACGGATTCCATGGACCGTCACACCCGCAACACCCGTCCGCCGGTGGCGCAGGCGGCGCTCGGCGTGGGCGTCATCGTGCAGGACCGGGAGGGCCGGATCCTGCTGGGCCGGCACCGGAGCGGCACGTGGGAGCTGCCGGGCGGAAAGGTCGACCCGACGAACGAGTCCATCGCCGCCGCGGCCGTACGCGAACTGCGCGAGGAGACCGGCCTCGATGTGCCCGAGGACGCGGTGACGGTCTTCGCGATGCTGCACGACGTGGTCGGCGACATCAACCGCATCTCCATGGGAGCAGTGGTCACCGTGGACTCCGGAGTCCCGGAGGTGACCGAGCCGGAGCTGATCAGCGCCTGGCGGTGGACCGGCCTCGACGAGATCCCGGAGCCCCTGTTCCATCCATCGGCGCAGGTACTGACGGCCTGGCGCCCGGACCTCCCGATCGAGCATCCGGCGGCCCACTGGCTGCCCATCGGAACGGCGCCCCTTGCGGCCGGCTGA
- a CDS encoding SPFH domain-containing protein — protein sequence MADITRRLGWRHLRSAPTAHIRHHKRGKLSHDGTGLSFWYRSLTAALSEVPVDDRELAMAFHARTADFQDVTVQATVTYRISDPAGAAARLDFSVDPDTGAWRSAPLEQIGTLLTETAQQHTLDALARTPLAAALVDGVAAVRDRVAAGLAAEPRLPDTGIDVVAVRVVAIRPEAEVERALRTPAREQIQQEADRATYERRAVAVERERAIAENELASQIELARREEQLVDQRGTNARREAEEKAAADGVRTEAEAARKVRLSRADAEAARDIGAARAEAQAAWLRVHADVDPGTLHALAATRLAENLPRIDSLTLSPDILTGLLAKLGRPETGTKA from the coding sequence ATGGCCGACATCACGAGGCGCCTCGGCTGGCGCCATCTGCGCTCCGCGCCCACCGCGCACATCCGCCACCACAAGCGCGGCAAGCTCAGCCACGACGGCACGGGGCTCAGCTTCTGGTACCGGTCACTGACCGCGGCGCTCTCGGAGGTGCCGGTCGACGACCGCGAGCTCGCCATGGCCTTCCACGCCCGCACGGCGGACTTCCAGGACGTCACCGTGCAGGCCACGGTGACGTACCGGATCAGCGACCCCGCGGGAGCCGCGGCCCGGCTGGACTTCTCCGTGGACCCGGACACCGGTGCCTGGCGCAGCGCGCCACTGGAGCAGATCGGCACCCTGCTCACCGAGACCGCGCAGCAGCACACCCTGGACGCCCTGGCCCGCACACCGCTCGCCGCCGCGCTCGTGGACGGGGTCGCCGCGGTACGGGACCGGGTCGCCGCGGGCCTCGCCGCCGAACCGCGCCTGCCCGACACCGGTATCGACGTCGTGGCCGTACGCGTGGTGGCCATCCGGCCCGAGGCGGAGGTCGAGCGGGCCCTGCGGACCCCCGCCCGGGAGCAGATCCAGCAGGAGGCCGACCGGGCCACCTACGAACGCCGGGCCGTCGCGGTCGAGCGGGAACGTGCCATCGCCGAGAACGAACTCGCCAGCCAGATCGAACTGGCCCGCAGAGAAGAGCAGTTGGTGGACCAGCGCGGCACCAACGCGCGACGCGAGGCCGAGGAGAAGGCGGCGGCCGACGGCGTACGGACGGAGGCCGAGGCGGCGCGCAAGGTGCGTCTCTCCCGAGCGGACGCCGAAGCTGCCCGCGACATCGGCGCCGCCCGCGCCGAGGCCCAGGCGGCCTGGCTGCGCGTCCACGCGGACGTCGACCCCGGGACCCTGCACGCCCTGGCGGCCACGCGACTGGCGGAGAACCTGCCACGCATCGACAGCCTCACCCTCTCCCCCGACATCCTCACCGGCCTGCTCGCCAAGCTCGGCCGCCCGGAGACCGGGACGAAGGCGTGA
- a CDS encoding SDR family oxidoreductase: MDFGNPIDFTGRTVLVTGGTKGIGAAIAEAFLASGADVLVCGRSAPATLPGTGTRRCAFRAADVRDPAAAAALVDAAVERFGRLDVLVNNAGGSPSADAATVSPRFVEKVVALNLLAPFYVAQAANRVMQGQDDGGCVINIGSVAARTPQPGTAAYTAAKAGLLGLTRALALEWAPRVRVNHITTGLVRTEDSAEVYGEDGGAAVAGVVPMRRMAAPDDVARACLYLASELAAYVNGADLAVHGGGETPARYLAAQAARTPFSSP, translated from the coding sequence ATGGACTTCGGCAATCCGATCGACTTCACCGGGCGAACGGTCCTCGTCACCGGCGGGACCAAGGGGATCGGCGCCGCCATCGCCGAGGCGTTCCTCGCCTCGGGCGCGGACGTCCTGGTGTGCGGCCGGAGCGCGCCGGCCACCCTGCCGGGCACCGGCACACGGCGCTGCGCGTTCCGGGCGGCGGACGTCCGCGACCCGGCAGCGGCGGCGGCGCTCGTGGATGCGGCGGTGGAACGGTTCGGCCGGCTGGACGTACTGGTCAACAACGCGGGCGGATCACCTTCCGCGGATGCGGCCACGGTCTCCCCGCGCTTCGTGGAGAAGGTCGTCGCCCTCAACCTGCTCGCCCCGTTCTACGTGGCGCAGGCCGCGAACCGGGTCATGCAGGGCCAGGACGACGGCGGCTGCGTGATCAACATCGGCAGCGTCGCCGCCCGCACCCCGCAGCCGGGCACCGCCGCCTACACGGCGGCCAAGGCGGGACTACTGGGGCTGACCAGGGCGCTGGCCCTGGAGTGGGCCCCTCGGGTGCGCGTCAACCACATCACCACGGGCCTCGTCCGTACCGAAGACTCGGCGGAGGTGTACGGGGAGGACGGCGGGGCGGCCGTGGCAGGAGTCGTCCCCATGCGGCGGATGGCGGCTCCCGACGACGTCGCGCGCGCCTGCCTGTATCTGGCGAGCGAGCTCGCCGCCTACGTCAACGGCGCGGATCTGGCGGTGCACGGCGGCGGGGAGACACCGGCCCGGTATCTGGCGGCACAGGCCGCCCGCACCCCCTTTTCATCCCCTTGA
- a CDS encoding TetR/AcrR family transcriptional regulator, which translates to MSSHEPAQESLATSRRSKITPEREQELYAAVLDLIRESGYESLTMEGVASRTRCGKSTLYRQWGSKPELVVAALHGTSRMLLPPIDTGTLAGDLREAALAIGAASGRDTPLSHALSHAALQNPELLCALREALILPQIAAIEHMVDRGRERGEIASDAPAAEFVATQLLGVMRARPLLEGRYADEAYLTRFVESSILPALGLGSA; encoded by the coding sequence ATGTCGTCGCACGAGCCCGCACAGGAGTCGCTCGCCACGTCCCGCCGGTCGAAGATCACGCCGGAGCGGGAGCAGGAGCTCTACGCGGCTGTGCTGGATCTCATCCGGGAGAGCGGTTACGAGTCGCTGACCATGGAGGGGGTCGCCTCGCGCACCCGGTGCGGGAAGTCGACGCTCTACCGGCAGTGGGGCTCCAAGCCGGAGCTGGTCGTGGCGGCCCTGCACGGCACCAGCCGCATGCTGCTTCCGCCCATCGACACGGGTACGCTCGCCGGCGACCTGCGCGAGGCGGCGCTCGCCATCGGCGCGGCCTCGGGGCGCGACACCCCGCTCTCGCACGCACTGAGCCATGCGGCCCTGCAGAACCCCGAGCTGCTGTGCGCGCTGCGCGAGGCGCTGATCCTGCCGCAGATCGCCGCGATCGAGCACATGGTCGACCGCGGCCGGGAGCGCGGCGAGATCGCCTCGGACGCTCCCGCCGCCGAGTTCGTGGCCACGCAGCTCCTGGGCGTCATGCGGGCCCGGCCCCTCCTGGAGGGGCGGTACGCCGACGAGGCGTATCTCACACGCTTCGTGGAGAGCTCGATCCTCCCCGCCCTGGGGCTCGGGTCGGCCTAG
- a CDS encoding phosphatase PAP2 family protein, translating to MYARRQPADREPDTSARPPLVRELLLVAGLFLVYKFGRQAANGHVEEAFRNAGHVWDFERAVSLPGEGAVQGLLLHSETLVHLANTYYATVHFPATLLFLVWLYWRRPRHYVWSRRILAVLTGAALALHLLFPLAPPRMLDAAGLVDTGQVYGPTVYGDTPATDSMANQFAAMPSLHFGWAVMVAVGLIVATRSRWRWLWLLHPAVTLFVIVGTANHYWLDALVVSALLAVAFAALRLPQPSRARVYLPWPSAAEVASGVAGPGAAAVASGAPVPAGATALARSGAPR from the coding sequence ATGTACGCCCGCAGACAGCCTGCAGATCGGGAGCCGGACACTTCTGCCCGACCGCCCCTCGTCCGCGAGCTTCTTCTCGTCGCAGGACTCTTCCTCGTCTACAAGTTCGGCCGCCAGGCCGCGAACGGCCATGTCGAGGAAGCGTTCCGCAACGCCGGACACGTCTGGGACTTCGAGCGCGCCGTGTCCCTCCCGGGCGAGGGAGCGGTGCAGGGGCTGCTGCTGCACAGCGAGACGCTGGTCCACCTGGCGAACACCTACTACGCGACGGTGCACTTCCCCGCCACGCTGCTGTTCCTGGTGTGGCTGTACTGGCGCCGCCCGCGCCACTACGTCTGGTCGCGCCGCATCCTCGCCGTGCTCACCGGCGCGGCACTCGCGCTCCACCTGCTGTTCCCGCTCGCCCCGCCCCGGATGCTGGACGCCGCCGGACTCGTCGACACCGGTCAGGTGTACGGCCCCACGGTGTACGGGGACACGCCCGCGACCGACTCCATGGCCAACCAGTTCGCCGCGATGCCCTCGCTGCACTTCGGCTGGGCCGTGATGGTCGCCGTCGGACTGATCGTCGCCACCCGCTCCCGGTGGCGCTGGCTCTGGCTGCTGCACCCCGCGGTCACCCTGTTCGTCATAGTGGGAACCGCCAACCACTACTGGCTCGACGCCCTCGTCGTGTCCGCGCTGCTCGCCGTCGCCTTCGCCGCGCTCCGGCTGCCGCAGCCCTCCCGGGCCCGGGTCTACCTCCCGTGGCCCTCCGCGGCCGAGGTGGCGTCCGGCGTGGCCGGCCCCGGAGCGGCGGCGGTCGCCTCCGGTGCCCCCGTGCCCGCCGGGGCGACCGCACTCGCCCGGTCCGGAGCCCCGCGATGA
- a CDS encoding PadR family transcriptional regulator, translating to MSLPHAILTALLEKPSSGLELTRRFDRSIGYFWSSTHQQIYRELGKLEQSGQIRALPSAQPARGQKKEYEVLPAGREELAAWVALSEDPRPVRDPLLLRMRAAAVVGADGLGAELRRHLALHRRQLEEYLRIEERDFPPERTADEDRLRHLVLRGGIDMETFWIGWLTRALADEPTLAGD from the coding sequence ATGTCACTCCCGCACGCGATTCTCACCGCCCTGCTCGAAAAGCCGTCGTCGGGGCTGGAGCTGACGCGCAGGTTCGACCGTTCGATCGGTTACTTCTGGTCGTCCACGCATCAGCAGATCTATCGCGAGCTGGGGAAACTGGAGCAGTCCGGGCAGATCCGGGCCCTGCCGTCGGCCCAGCCGGCCCGTGGGCAGAAGAAGGAGTACGAGGTCCTGCCCGCGGGCCGCGAGGAGCTGGCCGCCTGGGTGGCCCTCTCCGAGGACCCGCGGCCGGTCCGCGATCCGCTGCTGCTGAGGATGCGGGCGGCGGCGGTCGTCGGAGCGGACGGTCTGGGGGCCGAACTGCGCCGCCATCTCGCCCTGCACCGGCGTCAGCTGGAGGAGTACCTGCGGATCGAGGAGCGGGACTTCCCGCCCGAGAGGACCGCCGACGAGGACCGCCTCCGGCATCTCGTCCTGCGCGGCGGAATCGACATGGAGACCTTCTGGATCGGGTGGCTGACCAGGGCCCTCGCCGACGAGCCGACGCTCGCCGGCGACTGA
- a CDS encoding NADPH-dependent 2,4-dienoyl-CoA reductase: MSPYPTLLSPLDLGFTTLPNRVLMGSMHIGLEEVERGFERMAAFYAARARGGVGLMVTGGIAPSARACSFPGGAKMTTEAEADQHRQVTDAVHEAGGRIAMQILHFGRYAHHADLVAPSALKAPISGFTPHALTDDEVEETIEDFVRAAALAQRAGYDGVEIMGSEGYLINEFIVAATNHRTDRWGGSYENRIRLPLEIVRRVRERVGSDFILIYRLSMLDLVPGGSTLEEVVQLARAVEAAGATIINTGIGWHEARIPTIATSVPRGAFTWVTEKVRGAVSVPLVTSNRINTPEVAEEILASGRADMVSMARPFLADPDFVAKAAADRADAINTCIGCNQACLDHIFSLQITSCLVNPRACHETELVLLPTRTRKSVAVVGAGPAGLACAVTASERGHAVTLFDMADEIGGQLNVARRVPGKEEFNETLRYFRTRLSEQGIEVRLGTRATAELLQDFDEVVVATGVEPRSPAIPGVDHPSVLSYLDVLRDGAPVGDRVAIVGAGGIGFDVAEFLTDGGDAAGLDPEVFFRQWGVDTSYADRGGLRTPERPKPPRTVHLVQRKTSKVGAGLGKTTGWIHRTELRHRGVSMIAGASYDLIDDEGLHLTVDGEQHVLAVDTVVLCAGQEPRRGLYEELAATGRPVHLIGGADVAAELDAKRAIRQGTELAAAL, encoded by the coding sequence ATGAGCCCGTACCCCACTCTGCTGAGCCCGCTGGACCTCGGGTTCACCACCCTCCCCAACCGCGTGCTCATGGGATCGATGCATATCGGTCTCGAGGAGGTCGAGCGCGGCTTCGAGCGGATGGCCGCCTTCTACGCGGCCCGTGCCCGGGGCGGGGTCGGCCTCATGGTCACCGGCGGCATCGCGCCGAGCGCCCGCGCCTGCTCCTTCCCCGGCGGCGCCAAGATGACGACCGAGGCGGAAGCCGATCAGCACCGGCAGGTGACCGATGCCGTGCACGAGGCCGGCGGCCGGATCGCCATGCAGATCCTCCACTTCGGGCGGTACGCGCACCACGCGGACCTGGTCGCGCCCAGCGCGCTCAAGGCGCCGATCAGCGGCTTCACCCCGCACGCGCTGACCGACGACGAGGTCGAGGAGACCATCGAGGACTTCGTCCGGGCCGCCGCACTGGCTCAGCGCGCGGGCTACGACGGCGTCGAGATCATGGGCTCCGAGGGCTATCTGATCAACGAGTTCATCGTCGCCGCCACCAACCACCGCACCGACCGCTGGGGCGGCAGCTACGAGAACCGCATCCGGCTGCCCCTGGAGATCGTGCGCCGGGTCCGCGAGCGCGTCGGCAGCGACTTCATCCTCATCTACCGGCTCTCCATGCTGGACCTGGTGCCCGGCGGCTCCACGCTGGAGGAGGTCGTCCAGCTGGCCCGCGCGGTCGAGGCGGCCGGCGCCACCATCATCAACACCGGAATCGGCTGGCACGAGGCCCGCATCCCCACCATCGCCACCTCGGTGCCGCGCGGCGCCTTCACCTGGGTGACCGAGAAGGTGCGCGGCGCCGTCTCCGTACCCCTGGTGACCAGCAACCGCATCAACACCCCCGAGGTCGCCGAGGAGATCCTGGCCTCGGGCCGGGCGGACATGGTGTCGATGGCCCGGCCGTTCCTCGCGGACCCGGACTTCGTCGCGAAGGCGGCGGCGGACCGTGCGGACGCGATCAACACCTGCATCGGCTGCAACCAGGCGTGCCTGGACCACATCTTCAGCCTCCAGATCACCTCCTGCCTGGTCAATCCGCGGGCCTGCCACGAGACCGAGCTGGTACTCCTCCCCACCCGGACCCGCAAGAGCGTCGCCGTCGTCGGTGCCGGTCCGGCCGGTCTGGCCTGCGCGGTCACGGCGTCGGAGCGCGGGCACGCGGTGACCCTCTTCGACATGGCCGACGAGATCGGCGGCCAGCTCAACGTGGCGCGCCGCGTCCCCGGCAAGGAGGAGTTCAACGAGACCCTCCGCTACTTCCGTACGCGCCTCAGCGAGCAGGGCATCGAGGTCCGGCTCGGCACGCGCGCCACGGCGGAACTGCTCCAGGACTTCGACGAGGTCGTCGTGGCGACCGGCGTCGAACCCCGCTCCCCCGCGATCCCCGGCGTGGACCACCCGAGCGTGCTCAGCTACCTGGACGTCCTGCGGGACGGGGCCCCGGTCGGCGACCGGGTCGCGATCGTCGGTGCGGGCGGTATCGGATTCGACGTCGCCGAGTTCCTCACGGACGGCGGCGACGCGGCCGGACTGGACCCCGAGGTGTTCTTCCGCCAGTGGGGCGTCGACACCTCGTACGCGGACCGGGGCGGTCTCCGCACGCCCGAGCGCCCGAAGCCGCCGCGCACCGTGCACCTCGTCCAGCGCAAGACGAGCAAGGTCGGGGCCGGTCTCGGGAAGACCACGGGATGGATCCACCGCACCGAACTGCGCCACCGCGGCGTCTCGATGATCGCGGGCGCGTCCTACGACCTCATCGACGACGAGGGTCTCCACCTGACGGTGGACGGCGAGCAGCACGTGCTGGCCGTCGACACCGTGGTGCTGTGCGCGGGCCAGGAACCGCGTCGTGGACTGTACGAGGAGCTGGCCGCCACGGGCCGACCGGTGCACCTGATCGGCGGCGCCGACGTGGCGGCCGAACTGGACGCCAAGCGGGCGATCCGCCAGGGCACGGAGCTCGCCGCAGCCCTGTGA